Within Myceligenerans xiligouense, the genomic segment GCGGGCCTTCGGCCGATGTGCCCGCGAGGACCGGCGGGAGAACGTGGAGCCATGATCACCGCAGACCACCTCACCAGGAGATACGGCGACTTCACCGCCGTCGGCAACGTGACCTTCGAGGCCCGGCCGGGGCTCGTGACGGGTTTCCTCGGGCCCAACGGCGCCGGGAAGTCGACCACCATGCGCATGCTGTGCGGCCTCACCCCCGCCACCTCCGGCACCGCGCACGTGCTCGGTGCCCCGTTCCGCGAGCTGGCCAACCCGGGCCGCCGCGTGGGCGTGCTGCTCGACGCCGCCGCGCAGCACGCCGGCCGCACCGGTCGTGAGGCGCTCACGCTCTCGGCGATGCTCATGGGCGTCGGACGCCGCCGCGTGAGCGAGGTCCTGGACCTCGTGGGGCTCACGGCCAAGGAGGCCGACCGCCGCGTCAAGGGCTACTCGCTGGGCATGCGTCAGCGGCTCGGCATCGCGAACGCGCTGCTCGGCGACCCGGAGGTGCTCATCCTCGACGAGCCGGCGAACGGCCTCGACCCGGCCGGCATCCGCTGGATGCGTGACCTGCTGCGCGACTTCGCCCGGTCCGGCGGGACGGTCCTGCTGTCCTCCCACCTGCTGCACGAGGTGGAGCGTGTGGCCGACGAGATC encodes:
- a CDS encoding ABC transporter ATP-binding protein; its protein translation is MITADHLTRRYGDFTAVGNVTFEARPGLVTGFLGPNGAGKSTTMRMLCGLTPATSGTAHVLGAPFRELANPGRRVGVLLDAAAQHAGRTGREALTLSAMLMGVGRRRVSEVLDLVGLTAKEADRRVKGYSLGMRQRLGIANALLGDPEVLILDEPANGLDPAGIRWMRDLLRDFARSGGTVLLSSHLLHEVERVADEIVVIGNGRIVAQGSTELLLSRSQRSLEDLFLELTADVSRDGPAAGTPDASAPATPESTRENAR